The Plutella xylostella chromosome 30, ilPluXylo3.1, whole genome shotgun sequence genome contains a region encoding:
- the LOC105385956 gene encoding zinc finger protein OZF, which produces MLDDEKPIRVEVFFERLPAQGETSAERENTCREREKTNENDGEDSLSDDEPLTTHQSSKPTKFSCDLCPKQFKYQTALESHKKKHTQGPTYKCYICENKFATSKILTRHIAKSHADGNTFPCTLCTDVFDAATVLKNHLNAHFKKTEFKCEICGKDFKRKHGLNEHMLVHTKVKKYSCEICNKSFGHSQTLKSHERTHTGERPYVCDICGRGYPQSAHLRRHIFIIHSGIKPHACTICKKKFSSKGYLSIHQRTHTGEKPFSCDVCKKPFAAQTTLRVHMRVHTGEKPYACAMCGRQFAQFASFKLHERSHTGEKPFACKICKKTFSDKGYLRIHMRTHTGEKPYTCDVCNRQFRESGQLKKHTQVHTGEKVTCKICNKQISRDLTKHMRVHSGERPYSCNMCDKQFAVSGNLRTHMRTHTGEKPYECELCHTQFSQSGTLKRHRCSRLDKVEDDNV; this is translated from the exons ATGCTAG ATGATGAAAAACCTATACGAGTGGAGGTATTCTTTGAAAGGCTGCCGGCCCAGGGAGAGACTTCTGCTGAGAGAGAGAACACTTGCAGAGAGAGAGAAAAGACGAACGAAAACGATGGAGAAGACAGCCTTAGTGATG aCGAACCACTCACCACGCATCAATCTTCGAAACCGACAAAGTTTTCGTGTGATCTCTGCCCGAAACAATTCAAGTACCAAACTGCCTTAGAAAGCCACAAGAAGAAACATACCCAAGGACCAACGTACAAGTGTTATATCTGCGAGAATAAATTCGCAACTAGCAAAATATTGACAAGACACATAGCGAAAAGCCACGCCGATGGCAACACGTTCCCCTGCACTTTATGTACCGATGTATTCGACGCAGCCACCGTACTAAAGAACCATTTAAACGCACACTTCAAAAAAACCGAATTCAAGTGTGAAATCTGCGGAAAAGACTTTAAGAGAAAACATGGATTAAACGAACACATGCTCGTGCATACGAAGGTGAAAAAGTACTCGTGCGAAATTTGCAATAAGAGTTTTGGACACAGCCAGACGTTGAAATCGCATGAACGCACTCACACGGGTGAAAGGCCGTACGTGTGCGATATCTGCGGGCGCGGATATCCGCAGAGCGCTCATTTAAGGCGCCACATATTTATCATTCACAGTGGTATTAAGCCGCACGCTTGTACTATTTGTAAAAAGAAGTTTTCTAGTAAAGGATACTTATCGATACATCAAAGAACGCATACAGGAGAGAAACCTTTTTCTTGCGATGTGTGTAAGAAACCGTTTGCGGCGCAGACAACGTTGAGAGTGCACATGCGTGTACACACAGGCGAAAAACCATACGCGTGCGCTATGTGCGGTCGTCAGTTCGCACAGTTCGCCAGCTTCAAACTTCACGAGAGATCGCACACGGGGGAAAAGCCGTTTGcgtgtaaaatatgtaaaaagaCGTTTTCGGATAAGGGCTACTTACGGATACATATGCGGACGCATACAGGTGAAAAGCCATACACATGCGATGTTTGCAATAGACAATTTAGGGAGTCGGGGCAGTTGAAAAAGCATACGCAAGTGCACACGGGAGAAAAAGTTACATGTAAAATTtgtaacaaacaaatatcAAGAGATCTAACCAAACATATGCGTGTACATTCGGGTGAGAGACCATACAGTTGTAATATGTGCGATAAACAGTTTGCGGTGAGTGGCAACTTGAGGACTCACATGAGAACGCATACTGGGGAGAAGCCGTATGAGTGTGAACTGTGTCATACACAGTTCAGTCAGAGCGGGACGCTGAAGAGGCACAGATGCTCACGTCTGGATAAGGTTGAAGATGACAATGTGTAG